Proteins from a single region of Calypte anna isolate BGI_N300 chromosome 26, bCalAnn1_v1.p, whole genome shotgun sequence:
- the OLFML3 gene encoding olfactomedin-like protein 3 — protein sequence MGPWRCLLLLPLLAAAQQQQFMEYMERRLALLEERISQWHDQSSRYSTELRDFKNQVLGMLEAAEKEREAMRSEAENAAVRVDRLEREVDYLETQNPAPPCVEVDETLMEKQVAMAKKRKNEKYTKVTDCSDTIASIRAMKIQKRFGSTSGLWTKDAAGNSEKIYVFDGTSNDTVYVFPRLREFTLYSATRKAARIKLPYPWAGTGHLIYDGHLYYIRQQGSFQVIKFNLANKTVVDSSVFPAEEQIPVFGLSPFTYIEVAADEEGLWAIYATKEDEKNICLAKLDPTSLDIEQMWDTPCPRENAEGAFVVCGALHVVYNTRLPSRSRVQCVFDVSGTLAPEDASLIYFPKRYGSHSSMKYSPRERQIYAWDDGYQIIYRMEMKKKLEV from the exons ATGGGGCCCTGGCgctgcctgctcctcctgccgCTCCTCGCCGCcgcccagcagcagcagttcatGGAGTACATGGAGCGGCGCCTGGCCCTCCTGGAG GAGAGGATCTCACAGTGGCATGACCAGAGCAGCCGCTACTCCACAGAGCTTCGGGACTTCAAGAACCAGGTGCTGGGGATGCttgaggcagcagagaaggagcgAGAGGCGATGCGGTCGGAGGCGGAGAACGCAGCCGTGCGTGTGGACCGCCTGGAGCGTGAGGTTGACTACCTGGAGACACAGAACCCTGCACCGCCCTGCGTTGAGGTGGATGAGACACTGATGGAGAAGCAGGTGGCCATGgccaagaagaggaaaaatgagaaatacacCAAGGTGACAG ACTGCAGTGACACCATTGCAAGCATCAGAGCCATGAAGATCCAGAAGCGTTTCGGCAGCACCTCAGGGCTCTGGACCAAGGACGCTGCAGGGAACTCTGAGAAGATCTATGTCTTTGATGGCACTTCCAACGACACAGTGTACGTCTTTCCCCGCCTCCGGGAGTTCACCCTCTACTCTGCTACCCGCAAGGCTGCCCGCATCAAGCTGCCCTACCCCTGGGCGGGCACTGGGCACCTTATCTACGATGGGCATCTCTATTACATCCGCCAGCAGGGCTCCTTCCAGGTGATCAAGTTCAACCTTGCCAACAAGACAGTGGTGGACAGCTCGGTGTTCCCGGCTGAGGAGCAGATCCCCGTCTTTGGGCTCTCTCCCTTCACCTACATCGAGGTGGCAGCAGATGAGGAGGGTCTCTGGGCTATCTATGCCACCAAGGAGGACGAGAAGAACATTTGCCTGGCCAAGCTGGACCCCACCTCACTGGACATCGAGCAGATGTGGGACACCCCATGCCCACGGGAGAATGCTGAGGGTGCCTTCGTGGTGTGTGGGGCACTACACGTGGTCTATAACACCCGGCTGCCCAGCCGCTCGCGCGTGCAGTGTGTCTTCGATGTCAGTGGCACCCTGGCCCCCGAGGACGCCTCCCTCATCTACTTCCCCAAGCGCTACGGCTCCCACTCCAGCATGAAGTACAGCCCCCGGGAGAGGCAGATCTACGCCTGGGATGATGGATACCAGATCATCTACCGCATGGAGATGAAGAAGAAGCTGGAGGTCTGA